AGTTCCATTTGATGACAGAGTAAATCATCAAGCGGAGCTGGCAGATTTAAATATTACATTGATTCAGAATTATCTCAAAGAGATAGGAAGCTCACTTTACGAAAAATCAAAAACGGAAGATTTTACGGAATTATGCAGTGATATGAATATTATCAGTACACTTCCGGAATACGTAAAACCCAAAAATGTAGGTTTAATGTTTTTTAGTATGGAGCCAGAACGATTTTTTCCCTGCACGCAGATTGACATTGTGCAGTTCCCGGATGGATTAGGTGGTGACAATATTATAGAAAATACATTTAAAGGACCGATTCATCAGCAGCTTAGAGAAGCATTGCAATTTATTAAGAATTCAATCATAACGAAGAAAATTATGAAAAGCGCGGATAAGGCAGAGGCGGACTGGGTGTTTAATTATCCGTATGCGGCATTGGAAGAAGCACTGGCGAATGCTGTTTATCATCGTGCGTATGATATAAGGGAGCCGATTGAGGTAAGAGTTGAAAAGGAAATGATTGAAATTGTAAGTTTTCCAGGCCCGGACCGCTCCGTTACGCAGGAAGGATTAAAACGATACAGAGTATCAAACCGCAGATATAGAAATCGACGGATTGGGGAGATTCTCAAGGAACTGCATTTGACGGAGGGCAGAAACACTGGATTTGGTAAAATACTCAGAGCACTTGAAGAGAATGGGTCTCCTAAGCCGGAGTTTGAAACGGACGATGCTCATAGCTATTTTATTTCAAGAGTGTTTGTTCATAAGGCATTCCTGAAGAATGACGAAGTGGATGATAAACAAAAAGGAGCTGAAAAGGAGCCAAAAAAAGGAGCCGAAAAGGAGCCAAAAAAAGGAGCCGAAAGAAAGCAGGATATATTGTATAGAATGGCAGAGAATCCTGCAATAACACAGGTGAAGCTTATGGAGGAGTTCGGACTTACAAGAAAACAGGTTCAAAGGGTTATAAAAGAACTGCGGGAAGCTGGCTTGCTTGAAAGAGAAGGTTCTAACAGAAGTGGGAAATGGATTGTGAAGAGGTAATATACAAATATACCTTATGTGGAAAATATAAGCTTAACGTGCCGCTGGAAGCCAAATGCTGTCGATTCCTGTCAGAAATCGACGCACGGAAATACTTGCCAGCTTGTCGTATTTTGTGCTAAACTGTTCCATATTAGAAAAATATGTAATTATGTAGTTTAAAAATATCAATTTTCAGGAGGATAAATAGATGAAACTCGGAATCGTGGGGCTTCCGAATGTCGGAAAAAGTACCCTGTTTAATTCCCTTACAAAAGCGGGAGCAGAATCCGCCAACTATCCGTTCTGCACGATTGACCCGAACGTAGGCGTGGTGGCGGTGCCGGACGAGCGTCTGCAGAAGCTGGCAGCGCTGTACAACTCTGTAAAGGTGACGCCGGCGGTGATTGAATTTGTCGATATCGCCGGTCTGGTAAAGGGCGCGTCCAAAGGCGAAGGGCTTGGCAACCAGTTCCTTGCAAACATCCGCGAGGTGGACGCCATTGTGCATGTAGTGCGCTGCTTTGACGACCCTAACGTCATTCATGTGGACGGCAGCGTCGACCCGGTGCGCGACATCGAAACCATCAATCTGGAGCTGATTTTCTCGGACATCGAGATACTGGAGCGCAGGATCGCCAAGGTCTCCAGAGGCGCACGCAACGACAAGGCGCAGGCGAAGGAGCTGGAGCTGCTGAACCGTCTGAAGGAGCACCTGGAGCAGGGCAGATTGGCAATCACCTTTAAGACGGATGATGAGGACGAGCAGGAGTGGCTCTCCGGCTACAATCTGCTCACCGGAAAGCCGGTCATTTTTGCGGCAAACGTGGCGGAGGACGACCTGGCGGACGACGGCGCCTCCAACAAATACGTGCAGGAGGTGCGGGAGTTTGCAAAGGAGCAGGGCAGCGAGGTATTTGTTATCTGCGCGCAGATAGAGCAGGAAATCGCGGAGCTGGAGGAGGACGAAAAGAAAATGTTCCTGGAGGACCTGGGAATCGCCCAGTCCGGCCTGGAAAAGCTGATTCAGGCGAGCTACCATATCCTCGGTCTGATCAGCTATCTCACCTCCGGAGAGCCGGAAACGCGCGCCTGGACGATTAAAAAGGGTACCAAAGCGCCGCAGGCGGCAGGAAAGATACATTCGGATTTTGAGCGCGGCTTTATCCGCGCCGAGGTGGTCAACTACCAGGACCTTCTCGACTGCGGCAGCATCGCGGCGGCGAAGGAAAAGGGTCTGGTGGGACTGGAAGGAAAAGATTATGTGGTGAAGGACGGGGATGTGATTCTCTTCCGCTTCAATGTGTAAGCGGTTCTTTGCCGGTGAAAAAATGGAGTGATGAATTTTGAGTGAACGGACGATTCTTTTTCCGAATCTGGGAATTACCCTTCAGAATGTAGGAAAAACAATCAATCTATTCGGATTTGAAATCGCGTACTATGGAATCATCATTGCCCTTGCGATGGCGTGCGGAATCGCATTGCTGCTGCATGTGGCGAAAAAGACCGGGCAGAATGACGACCAGTATTTTGACGTCAGTCTGATTACGGTTATCACGGCGCTTCTGGGCGCAAGAATCTACTACGTAGTATTTTCCTGGGAATACTACAAAGACAATCTCCTGGAAATCCTGAATTTCCGGGGAGGCGGACTGGCAATTTACGGGGGCGTGATAGCAGGCGCGCTCACCGTGTGGATCTACACGCGGGTAAAGAAGCAGAACTTCGGTCAGTTCGCAGATACCATCTGCGTCGGACTTGTCCTGGGGCAGGTTATCGGCAGATGGGGCAATTTTTTCAACCGCGAGGCATTCGGAGGCTATACGGACAACCTGCTGGCGATGGCTCTCCCGAAGGAAGCGGTGCGCGCAGGTGAAATCACGCAGGAAATGCTGGAGCATATACAGGTAATCGACGGAGTGGAATTTATACAGGTGCATCCTACCTTTTTGTATGAATCCCTCTGGAATCTGGCTCTGCTTATCTTTCTGCTGTGGTTTACCAGCCGGAAACATTTTCACGGTGAAGTGTTTTTGCTTTACCTCACAGGTTACGGCATTGGCAGGGCATGGATCGAGGGGCTGCGGACGGACCAGCTTCTGCTGCCGGTGGTAGGTATCCCGGTTTCGCAGATGCTTTCCGTACTTCTGGCAATCGCCTCAGTGCTCATCATTGCCGTTCGGAGAAGAAAGGAAAGGAACCAGAAAAAAGATGAACCAAATCGAAAGTCTGAAAGTACAGATTGAAAAGGAACGCCGGAAACTGGAGGAAATGCTCAGTACCATGTCACTGACAATGGAGGATGTGCTGACGCAGAGCAGAGAGCTGGACAGATTGATGGAGGAATATATCGGTCTGACCAACTAAAACAAAAAAACACAAGATAATGTGCGCGGGTTTGCACCAGAGACAACATATGGAAAAGTGCCTGGAAACAGGCGCTTTTTTTGTTGCCATGCATGCGACAAAAACGTCCAGTGGACGTTTTTTAGCTGCCAGAGCATCCGGAGGAAGCTGCCTGCGGCAGGCCCGGAAAGTGCAGAAGTTTAAAAAAAAGAAAAAAAACACTTGTCATTTCCCTGAATCTGGTCTATTATTAATGTGTAAGTGGAGAGAAGTGGTGGATTGTGGTACAAAATGGGTGGAAAATCCCAGCAATCCCAATCCGCATCAGAGGGATGCGGTACGAAAGCAGGTGTGTCATATGTTCATGGGTGAATACAATCATGCAATAGACACCAAAGGCAGGCTGATCATCCCCTCCAAATTCAGAGAAGAGCTTGGAGAAGAATTTGTGGTTACAAAGGGATTGGATGGCTGTCTGTTTGTATTTCCCAATGATGCATGGCACGAATTTGAGGAAAAGCTTCGTGCGCTTCCGCTTACTAATAAGAGCGCAAGACAATTTTCACGTTTCTTTGTGGCAGGCGCTACGCCGTGTGAGCTGGACAAGCAGGGGAGAATTCTTCTACCGGGAACGCTTAGAGAATTTGCTGGTCTGGAGAAGGACGTGGTACTGACCGGGATGCTCAACCGGATTGAGATATGGAGCAAGGAAAAATGGAGCGAGAATAATTCGTACGATGATATGGACGAAATCGCAGAACAGATGACAGATATCGGGCTTGTCATATAGCCGGGGGAGGACTGTATGGAATTTAAGCATACCTCTGTACTTCTGGGAGAGACCATAGATGCTCTGAATATTAATCCGGATGGAATCTATGTGGACGGTACCCTGGGCGGCGGCGGACATTCTTATGAGATATGCAGAAGACTGTCCGGCAGGGGACGGCTGGTCGGCATCGACCAGGATGCGGCTGCAATCGCAGCGGCATCGGAGCGCTTAGGGGAGTTTAAAGATAAAGTAACGATTATCCGCAGTAACTACTGCGAGATGAGAGAAAGACTGGCTGGCATAGGAGTGACAGGCGCAGATGGAATTATTTTGGACCTTGGTGTTTCCTCCTACCAACTGGACACGGCAGACCGCGGCTTTACCTACCGGGAGGACGCACCGCTCGATATGAGGATGGACCAGCGTCAGACGCGCACGGCGAAGGACATTGTGAACGGCTACAGCGAGATGGAGCTATACCGCATCATCCGCGATTATGGAGAGGACCGCTTCGCAAAGAACATCGCAAAGCACATCGTGCAGGCACGGGAGGAAAAACCACTGGAAACAACTGGGGAGTTAATTCATGTGATAAAAGCGGCGATACCGATGAAAGTCCGAGCGGTTGGAGGGCACCCGGCGAAAAAGACATTCCAGGCAATAAGGATTGAGTTAAATAATGAACTGGGAGTTCTGTCAGATTCACTGGATGATATGATAGAACTTTTGAATAATAAGGGACGCATTTGCATCATTACATTTCATTCGCTGGAAGACCGTATTGTTAAAAATGCCTTCCGCAAAAATGAAAATCCCTGTATCTGTCCGAAAGAATTTCCGGTATGTGTGTGCGGCAGAAAGCCGAAGGGGAGAGTCCTTACCAGAAAACCAATTCTTCCGGGCGAAGAGGAAATGAAAGAAAACAGCAGGTCAAAGAGCGCAAAGCTGCGTGTTTTTGAACGCGAAATTTAGGAGGAAGCAGTATGGCTGCACCGCGCAGAACGGTAAATCAGAGGCAGGGTACGCGTCAGCATACCGACCGCCGTTATACAACTACATATATAGACGGCAACGTGGTGCGCCATATTCAGACCGCTCCGGGGCAGGAGCGCCAGCAGCGCGCGCGCAGAGCGCAGACGGTAAATACCCGCAGAAACCGCGAGAGGGCGACGAGCATGACAATGCCGTATGTGGCATTTCTCACTGTGGCGGCAGTCGCGACCGTATTTTTGTGCGTGCAGTATCTGCAGCTTCAGGCGCTCGGCACGACCTACCGCAGCGATATCGCGGCGCTGGAGAGCACTTTAAGCGAGGCAAAGCTTGTAAATGACAGCGCGTATGAGGAGGCGATTTCTTCCGTGAGCATGGAGGAAATCAAGGAGATTGCGGTAAACGAGCTTGGCATGGTTTATGCAAACGAGGGACAGGTGATTGTCTACAGCAGCCAGGACAGCGATTATGTCCGGCAGTATAATGAGATTCCGTAAGCTGCAGAATACAGTGAAGGGTGAGCAGATGGCAGCAAGAAAAAAAAGAGAACAGAAATTTACCAGAGAAATGCAAATAAAGCTTATGGCGATATTTGCATTCATTTTATTACTGCTTGTTATTTTAAATTTTCTTATCGCTTATATCAATGCGAAGAGCGGTGACCAGTACGCAAAGGTCGTGTTGTCGCAGCAGACCTACGACAGCAAGACGATTCCTTACCGCAGAGGGGAAATTCTGGACAGGAACGGCAATGTTCTGGCGAAAAGCGATAAGGTATACAACGTGGTGCTGGACTGCAAGGTGATTAACAGCTCGGAGGACTATATAGAGCCGACCATCCGGGCGCTCACGCAGGTCTTCGGCCTGGAGGAGGCGGATGTGCGGAACCGTATTTCCAGTGAGGAGACGAAGGACAGCCAGTATCAGATAGTAAAATACGGGATTACGCTGGAGGAAAAGCAGGCGTATGAGGATTACACGGACCTCTCTGAGGACCGCAGCCTTACACAGGCGCAGCGGGAAGAGCTGGAGAATGTGCAGGGCATCTGGTTTGAGGAGGATTATGTGCGCTCATACCCGATGGACAGCGTCGCCTGCACGGTGCTGGGCTTTTCCAATTCCCTGAACGACGGTATTTTCGGACTGGAAGCCTATTATGACGACGTCCTGAACGGCGTCGACGGAAGAGAGTACGGCTATCTGAATTCGGACCGGGAGCTGCAGGAGAATATTATCGACCCGCAGAACGGAAATAATGTCGTATCGACCATCGATGTCAATATCCAGCAGGTGGTGGAGAAATACATCGCGCAGCTTGAGGAGGAAAATAAAAACGGACCGCAGGAGAGCACGCAGGGACACGCCAGCAAAAACACGGCGGTGATTGTGGCGGACCCCAACACCGGCGAGATTCTGGCGATGGCGACGGATAAGAGCTTTGATTTAAACGACCCGCAGGATCTGTCGAGCTGGTACACGGAAAAAGAGCTGGCGGCGATGACGGACGAGGAAAAGTCGGAGGCGCTGAATGAAATGTGGTATAATTTCTGCGTTTCAGAGGCGTTCGAGGTCGGGTCCACCTACAAGCCAATCGTGGTGGCGTCAGCGCTCGACAGCGGCAGCATCACGACCAGCTTCGGCGTCACCTGCAACGGTTATCTGCAGCCGGTGGCGGAGGAGGATGCCATTGGCTGTACCGGCATCCACGGGGAGGAATCGCTGGGAGACGTTCTGAAAAATTCCTGCAACCCCGGCATGATGACCATCGGTATGGATATGGGCGTGGAGACATTCTGCGAATATCAGGATATTTTCGGTTTCGGAAAACGGACCGGTATTGATTTGCCAAACGAAAATTCCGGTTCCCTTCACGGAGTAAACAAGATGGGAATCATGGAGCTCTGCACCAGCTCCTTCGGACAGGGCTTTACGGCGACGATGGTGCAGGAGCTGGCGGCGTTCTGTGCCGTGGTGAACGGCGGCTATTATTACAAGCCGCATGTCGTGAAGCAGATTCTCGACGAGGATAACAGCGTGGTTTCCAATATCGAGCCGCTGCTGCTTTCACAGCCAATTTCCACGAAAACCTCCTATCAGCTCCGCGAGTATCTGGAGCTGGTAGTTTCGGAGGGTACCGCGACAGACGCGCAGATTGCAGGCTATGATATCGGCGGAAAAACAGGAACGGCGGAAAAGCTGCCGCGTGGAAACGGAAAATATGTAATTTCCTATATCGCTGCGGCGCCGATCGACGACCCGCAGGTGGTGGTTTACGCGGTCATTGACGAGCCGAACATTGAAAACCAGGAGGACGGCAGCTACACGAAAAATCTTGTGAAAAATATTATGCAGGAAATCCTGCCGTATATGGGCATTTACCCGACCGGGGAGCTTACCGAAGAGGAGGAGCAGAGCCTTGGTATGCAGGTGGATACACAGCCGCAGACAGAAATGGAAGTGCAGTATGTGTACGACGAGTGGGGCAATCTGATGTATGATGAGACGACCTGGGAGCCGCTTACCGAGCTGGTACCGGTGGAGGTAACAGAAAGCGGATATGAGGCGGACAATGTGTACGGCAATGTCACGCCGCCGGAGCAGTCGGACGACGGCACGGTGGACGAAAACTGGGCGGACGGCGCCAGCCAGGAAGAGCTGATATACGATGATGCCGGATGATGAGTGTCTGAATCCGCAGCGCGTCCGGACGGACGGAAGAGACAGGCAAAGCGGTAAATTATGGACATAACTCCGCGGAAGAATTCATAAATTACAATGAATATCTTCTGCGGAGCTTTTTCTTTGAGACTGAAAACTTTTCACAAAAAAAAGGTGGTCACGGTGTTTTTTGCCTGTGTGTTCGCGCTGGCGTTCCTGGCGGGCAGGCTGATTGACCTGATGCTGTTTGAATCGGAGTATTACGCGAAAAAAGCGCAGGATCTGCACGAGCGCGAGCGCGATATCAAGGCGGCGCGCGGAAAAATTATCGACGCGTGCGGCAACGTGCTTGCCACCAACCAGACCGTCTGCACGATTTCTGTCATTCACAGCCAGATTGAGGAGCCGGAGAGAGTGATACAGGTGCTGACGGAGGAGCTGGGGCTTCCGGAGGAGACGGTGCGGGCGCGCGTCGAAAAGCGCAGTTCTATCGAGCGCATAAAGACGAATGTAGCGAAGGAGACCGGCGATAAAATCCGGGAAATGAATCTGGCGGGCGTGAAGGTGGATGAGGATTTTAAACGCTGGTACCCCTACGGGACGCTCGCTTCCAAGGTGCTCGGCTTTACGGGCGGCGATAACCAGGGAA
This is a stretch of genomic DNA from Marvinbryantia formatexigens DSM 14469. It encodes these proteins:
- the mraZ gene encoding division/cell wall cluster transcriptional repressor MraZ — protein: MFMGEYNHAIDTKGRLIIPSKFREELGEEFVVTKGLDGCLFVFPNDAWHEFEEKLRALPLTNKSARQFSRFFVAGATPCELDKQGRILLPGTLREFAGLEKDVVLTGMLNRIEIWSKEKWSENNSYDDMDEIAEQMTDIGLVI
- the ychF gene encoding redox-regulated ATPase YchF is translated as MKLGIVGLPNVGKSTLFNSLTKAGAESANYPFCTIDPNVGVVAVPDERLQKLAALYNSVKVTPAVIEFVDIAGLVKGASKGEGLGNQFLANIREVDAIVHVVRCFDDPNVIHVDGSVDPVRDIETINLELIFSDIEILERRIAKVSRGARNDKAQAKELELLNRLKEHLEQGRLAITFKTDDEDEQEWLSGYNLLTGKPVIFAANVAEDDLADDGASNKYVQEVREFAKEQGSEVFVICAQIEQEIAELEEDEKKMFLEDLGIAQSGLEKLIQASYHILGLISYLTSGEPETRAWTIKKGTKAPQAAGKIHSDFERGFIRAEVVNYQDLLDCGSIAAAKEKGLVGLEGKDYVVKDGDVILFRFNV
- the lgt gene encoding prolipoprotein diacylglyceryl transferase; translated protein: MSERTILFPNLGITLQNVGKTINLFGFEIAYYGIIIALAMACGIALLLHVAKKTGQNDDQYFDVSLITVITALLGARIYYVVFSWEYYKDNLLEILNFRGGGLAIYGGVIAGALTVWIYTRVKKQNFGQFADTICVGLVLGQVIGRWGNFFNREAFGGYTDNLLAMALPKEAVRAGEITQEMLEHIQVIDGVEFIQVHPTFLYESLWNLALLIFLLWFTSRKHFHGEVFLLYLTGYGIGRAWIEGLRTDQLLLPVVGIPVSQMLSVLLAIASVLIIAVRRRKERNQKKDEPNRKSESTD
- the rsmH gene encoding 16S rRNA (cytosine(1402)-N(4))-methyltransferase RsmH, with product MEFKHTSVLLGETIDALNINPDGIYVDGTLGGGGHSYEICRRLSGRGRLVGIDQDAAAIAAASERLGEFKDKVTIIRSNYCEMRERLAGIGVTGADGIILDLGVSSYQLDTADRGFTYREDAPLDMRMDQRQTRTAKDIVNGYSEMELYRIIRDYGEDRFAKNIAKHIVQAREEKPLETTGELIHVIKAAIPMKVRAVGGHPAKKTFQAIRIELNNELGVLSDSLDDMIELLNNKGRICIITFHSLEDRIVKNAFRKNENPCICPKEFPVCVCGRKPKGRVLTRKPILPGEEEMKENSRSKSAKLRVFEREI
- a CDS encoding aspartyl-phosphate phosphatase Spo0E family protein, with amino-acid sequence MNQIESLKVQIEKERRKLEEMLSTMSLTMEDVLTQSRELDRLMEEYIGLTN
- a CDS encoding peptidoglycan D,D-transpeptidase FtsI family protein, with protein sequence MAARKKREQKFTREMQIKLMAIFAFILLLLVILNFLIAYINAKSGDQYAKVVLSQQTYDSKTIPYRRGEILDRNGNVLAKSDKVYNVVLDCKVINSSEDYIEPTIRALTQVFGLEEADVRNRISSEETKDSQYQIVKYGITLEEKQAYEDYTDLSEDRSLTQAQREELENVQGIWFEEDYVRSYPMDSVACTVLGFSNSLNDGIFGLEAYYDDVLNGVDGREYGYLNSDRELQENIIDPQNGNNVVSTIDVNIQQVVEKYIAQLEEENKNGPQESTQGHASKNTAVIVADPNTGEILAMATDKSFDLNDPQDLSSWYTEKELAAMTDEEKSEALNEMWYNFCVSEAFEVGSTYKPIVVASALDSGSITTSFGVTCNGYLQPVAEEDAIGCTGIHGEESLGDVLKNSCNPGMMTIGMDMGVETFCEYQDIFGFGKRTGIDLPNENSGSLHGVNKMGIMELCTSSFGQGFTATMVQELAAFCAVVNGGYYYKPHVVKQILDEDNSVVSNIEPLLLSQPISTKTSYQLREYLELVVSEGTATDAQIAGYDIGGKTGTAEKLPRGNGKYVISYIAAAPIDDPQVVVYAVIDEPNIENQEDGSYTKNLVKNIMQEILPYMGIYPTGELTEEEEQSLGMQVDTQPQTEMEVQYVYDEWGNLMYDETTWEPLTELVPVEVTESGYEADNVYGNVTPPEQSDDGTVDENWADGASQEELIYDDAG
- a CDS encoding RNA-binding domain-containing protein, with protein sequence MAIPTSIKTLLSGAVVEWARVEFKETWDAAASLKSICAFANDIDNWGGGYIVIGVQEDNGRPVYPLKGVSTDKLDAYQKNIFAKCKLLRPAYTPIIGIETYQDRQFIVIWCPGGDNRPYSSPKTMEKDNKERIHYIRKASNTVEPSDDEEKDLFNLANRVPFDDRVNHQAELADLNITLIQNYLKEIGSSLYEKSKTEDFTELCSDMNIISTLPEYVKPKNVGLMFFSMEPERFFPCTQIDIVQFPDGLGGDNIIENTFKGPIHQQLREALQFIKNSIITKKIMKSADKAEADWVFNYPYAALEEALANAVYHRAYDIREPIEVRVEKEMIEIVSFPGPDRSVTQEGLKRYRVSNRRYRNRRIGEILKELHLTEGRNTGFGKILRALEENGSPKPEFETDDAHSYFISRVFVHKAFLKNDEVDDKQKGAEKEPKKGAEKEPKKGAERKQDILYRMAENPAITQVKLMEEFGLTRKQVQRVIKELREAGLLEREGSNRSGKWIVKR